The Vigna unguiculata cultivar IT97K-499-35 chromosome 6, ASM411807v1, whole genome shotgun sequence genome contains a region encoding:
- the LOC114187417 gene encoding probable L-type lectin-domain containing receptor kinase S.7, whose protein sequence is MFLRTTTTTTIFFIFIITIFFFTTTATSTLSQNNTNFSFSFPSFTLRNITLLGDSFLRNGLVGLTLSTTVPASSSGTLLFNHPITTTPSFSLSTNFTFSITNTTTSATPSSTFSFFLNSSHTLLSLHFHPNQNHLTLDLTASSNSSITNSTSVDLSTDTPITSWVDYHHADKKKLQVFLNCSSLASSKPQNPVLSVDLDLYEYFKDNLYLGFSGSTQGSTELIQVMSWSLEFESNSHPLINGSSSPSNVAVEGIPVSSNSTEGSKNRGKRFLFGLCVAIVGPAFFCVVLVVLGYFSFLKWRGLRKKKGFGTVGCCPKEFGYKEVKLATKGFHASRVIGKGSFGTVYKALFESSGTVAAVKRSRQYDGKTEFLAELSIIASLRHKNLLQLLGWCVEKGELLLVYEYMPNGSLDKVLYQEHEGGNTNNVLSWVHRVNIAVGLASVLSYLHQECEQRVIHRDIKTGNILLDGSMNPRLGDFGLAKLMDHDKSPVSTLTAGTMGYLAPEYLQCGMANEKTDVFSYGVVVLEVACGRRPIEREEQKMVNLVDWVWGLHSQGRIIEAADRKLNGEFKEGEMKKLLLLGLSCANPDSAQRPSMRRVLQILNNEGGVSLVVPKEKPTLTFSSGLPLSLEDIVSDAEEELNSGQVVCEIKID, encoded by the coding sequence ATGTTCTTAagaaccaccaccaccaccaccatcttcttcatcttcatcatcacaATCTTCTTCTTTACAACAACAGCAACATCAACTCTTTCTcagaacaacacaaacttctcCTTTTCCTTTCCCTCCTTCACCCTCCGCAACATAACCCTCCTCGGCGACTCCTTCCTCCGCAACGGCCTCGTCGGCCTCACCCTCTCCACCACCGTCCCCGCCTCCTCCTCCGGCACCCTCCTCTTCAACCACCCCATCACCACCACCCCTTCCTTCTCTCTCTCCACCAACTTCACCTTCTccatcaccaacaccaccacctcCGCCACCCCCTCCTCcaccttctccttcttcctcaaCTCCTCCCACACCCTCCTCTCCCTCCATTTCCACCCCAACCAAAACCATCTCACCCTCGACCTCACCGCCTCCTCAAACTCCTCCATTACTAACTCCACTTCAGTTGATCTCAGCACCGACACTCCCAtcacttcttgggttgattatCATCATGCTGACAAGAAAAAGCTTCAAGTTTTCTTGAACTGCTCGTCACTAGCCTCTTCCAAGCCTCAAAACCCTGTCTTGAGCGTTGACCTTGACCTCTATGAGTACTTTAAGGATAATCTCTACTTGGGGTTTTCTGGTTCCACGCAAGGAAGCACCGAGCTTATCCAAGTCATGAGTTGGAGTCTGGAGTTTGAGTCAAACTCGCACCCTCTGATCAATGGTTCTAGCAGCCCTTCGAATGTTGCTGTTGAGGGCATTCCTGTTTCTTCTAATTCCACTGAGGGTAGTAAGAATCGTGGCAAGAGATTTTTGTTCGGACTCTGTGTTGCCATTGTTGGTCCTGCTTTTTTCTGTGTGGTGCTTGTGGTTTTGgggtatttttcttttctgaagTGGCGTGGTTTGAGGAAGAAGAAAGGTTTTGGGACAGTGGGATGTTGTCCAAAAGAGTTTGGTTACAAGGAGGTGAAGTTGGCCACTAAGGGGTTTCATGCTTCAAGGGTAATTGGAAAAGGATCTTTTGGGACAGTGTACAAGGCTTTGTTTGAGTCTTCTGGAACAGTAGCTGCAGTTAAAAGGTCAAGACAGTACGATGGAAAAACCGAGTTTTTGgcagaattatcaattatagCTAGTTTGAGGCACAAGAATCTGCTTCAACTCCTAGGTTGGTGTGTTGAGAAGGGTGAGTTGCTGCTTGTGTATGAGTACATGCCAAATGGAAGCTTGGACAAGGTACTTTACCAAGAACATGAAGGTGGGAATACTAACAATGTGTTGAGTTGGGTTCATAGGGTTAACATTGCTGTCGGATTGGCTTCTGTTTTGAGTTATCTGCATCAAGAGTGTGAGCAGAGGGTGATTCACAGGGACATCAAAACAGGAAACATATTGCTAGATGGAAGCATGAACCCTAGGTTGGGTGATTTTGGGTTGGCCAAGCTTATGGACCATGACAAGAGTCCTGTTTCAACACTAACTGCAGGGACAATGGGATATCTTGCTCCTGAGTATCTTCAATGTGGAATGGCAAATGAGAAGACTGATGTGTTCAGCTATGGGGTGGTGGTGCTTGAGGTGGCTTGTGGGAGAAGGCCAATTGAGAGAGAGGAGCAAAAGATGGTGAATTTGGTGGATTGGGTTTGGGGGTTGCACTCTCAGGGGAGGATCATTGAAGCTGCTGACAGAAAGTTGAATGGGGAGTTTAAAGAAGGGGAAATGAAGAAGCTTTTGCTGTTGGGGTTGAGTTGTGCTAACCCTGATAGTGCTCAGAGACCTTCCATGAGAAGAGTGTTGCAGATTCTCAACAATGAAGGAGGAGTGTCTCTTGTGGTACCTAAAGAAAAACCAACACTTACTTTTTCTTCTGGCTTGCCTTTGAGTCTTGAAGACATTGTTTCTGATGCTGAGGAAGAGTTGAACTCTGGCCAGGTTGTGTGTGAGATCAAGATTGATTGA
- the LOC114186712 gene encoding poly(A)-specific ribonuclease PARN isoform X1: protein MKPYKLPSPSLSRVLARALSPATPTTPTQCDSAFPLKTVTTANFEPSLAELRRHVRSSDFVAIDLEMSGITSAPWRESFEFDRSDVRYLKVRDSATKFAIVQFGVCPFRWDSSNHSFVAYPHSFYVFPRQEHAGLGPCDEFLWQTTSMDFLAKYQFDFNACIHEGISYLSREQEREALRSLNSAHDSEWSDIYKLKDVRDMPLLSAADILFTARMKNKFRGWRDGLLHEQNLEDQIQGITGDSKFQEIFFEMHPALSLNGFTSHQLKLIQSVIRKQFKDLSYISVNSEASGLQHLVVYTDSKDELNLLLKKVKEENLGVEKMKIQGAVGLRHVIDLLSSEQKLIVGHNCFLDIAHVYSKFIGPLPGTPEEFVTSVNKCFPHIVDTKILLNTNFMLQEKMKRSRKSLAAAFTSFCPQIAAGSRTSYLGSLSHVKVDVEVDDVRSSSWNPGGKHAAGYDAFMTGCIFAQLCSDLGIDYKLHDSSKQLALDEKLQKYVNRLYLSWMHGDIIDLSTGNKVADSSPSHSLRKRYPTILFENIVIIWGFPSTLKAIEVRECISKVFGPTSIVSVFHLDATAVFVQFSKTELVSDFLLLKNTLERSDGALLVLHPLSKLLEGGNTCAVNYGTYKEICGSPLSECLFADQAKAVGIKWKTKLPEKVVLGAEEHENSSVRGNVNIAMEDVERTKQNTIDELRNAPSRRQVSPYGDEDSCVAEANL, encoded by the exons ATGAAGCCATACAAACTTCCCTCACCGTCACTCTCACGTGTGCTTGCACGTGCCCTATCCCCCGCCACCCCCACCACCCCCACGCAATGCGATTCGGCATTTCCTTTGAAGACGGTGACCACCGCAAACTTCGAACCGTCGCTGGCGGAGCTCCGGCGCCACGTCCGGTCGTCGGACTTCGTGGCCATCGACCTCGAGATGAGCGGCATCACCAGCGCTCCCTGGCGTGAGTCCTTCGAGTTTGACCGCTCCGACGTGCGCTACCTCAAAGTCCGAGACTCCGCCACCAAGTTCGCCATTGTTCAATTCGGCGTTTGCCCCTTCCGTTGGGATTCCTCAAATCACTCCTTTGTCGCGTATCC GCACAGTTTCTATGTTTTTCCTCGACAGGAGCATGCAGGTCTGGGTCCGTGCGATGAATTTCTCTGGCAGACTACTTCGATGGATTTCTTGGCTAAATACCAGTTTGATTTTAATGCTTGCATACACGAAG GAATATCTTATTTATCCAGAGAACAAGAAAGGGAAGCCTTAAGGAGTTTGAATTCTGCACATGATAGTGAGTGGTcagacatttataaattaaaagatgtCAGGGACATGCCGTTGCTTAGTGCAGCAGACATTTTGTTCACTGCAcgaatgaaaaacaaattccGTGGATGGCGTGATGGGTTATTACATGAGCAAAATCTAGAAGACCAGATTCAAGGAATTACAGGGGACTCAAAATTTCAAGAGATTTTTTTTGAGATGCATCCGGCTCTTAGCCTTAATGGATTCACCTCTCACCAGCTTAAATTGATTCAGTCG GTCATCAGAAAACAATTCAAAGATCTTTCTTATATCAGTGTAAACAGTGAGGCTTCCGGTTTACAGCATTTAGTTGTGTATACAGACTCAAAGGATGAGTTAAACTTACTTCTG AAaaaagtgaaagaagaaaatctCGGCgtagaaaagatgaaaattcaAGGTGCTGTAGGACTTCGCCACGTTATTGATCTCCTTTCATCGGAACAGAAGTTGATTGTTGGTCACAATTGTTTTCTAG ATATTGCTCATGTCTACAGCAAATTTATAGGCCCTCTTCCTGGTACTCCTGAAGAGTTTGTTACCTCAGTTAACAAGTGCTTTCCGCACATTGTTGACACCAAGATACTTCTGAACACTAATTTTATGCTCCAGGAAAAGATGAAAAGATCCAGAAAATCACTGGCAGCTGCATTCACTTCATTTTGCCCACAAATTGCAGCTGGCTCAAGAACCAGTTATCTAGGTTCACTCTCACATGTGAAAGTGGACGTTGAAGTTGATGATGTGAG ATCATCCAGCTGGAACCCTGGAGGCAAGCATGCGGCAGGATATGATGCCTTCATGACTGGATGCATCTTTGCCCAGTTATGCAGTGATTTAGGTATTGATTACAAACTCCACGATTCTTCAAAACAATTAGCCCTTGACGAGAAACTACAGAAATATGTTAATCGTTTATATCTTAGTTGGATGCATGGGGACATTATTGATCTAAGTACTGGTAATAAGGTTGCGGATTCTTCACCCAGCCATAGCCTCAGGAAGCGGTACCCAACAATTTTGTTTGAGAACATTGTTATTATTTGGGGATTTCCTTCTACGCTGAAGGCAATTGAAGTAAGAGAGTGCATATCTAAAGTATTTGGACCAACTTCTATAGTTTCTGTCTTCCACCTGGATGCAACTGCAGTATTCGTTCAGTTTAGCAAAACAGAACTAGTTtctgattttcttttattgaagaACACCTTAGAGAGAAGTGATGGTGCACTATTGGTTTTGCATCCACTGTCAAAACTTTTGGAAGGTGGAAATACATGTGCTGTTAATTATGGTACTTATAAAGAAATTTGTGGCTCACCCTTATCAGAATGTCTGTTTGCTGATCAGGCAAAGGCAGTTGGTATAAAGTGGAAGACCAAATTGCCAGAAAAGGTAGTATTGGGGGCCGAAGAACATGAAAATTCAAGTGTAAGAGGTAATGTAAATATTGCTATGGAGGATGTGGAAAGGACCAAGCAGAACACAATTGATGAATTGCGAAATGCTCCATCTCGGAGACAAGTCTCCCCATATGGGGATGAAGATTCTTGTGTTGCAGAAGCCAACTTGTGA
- the LOC114186712 gene encoding poly(A)-specific ribonuclease PARN isoform X2, with product MDFLAKYQFDFNACIHEGISYLSREQEREALRSLNSAHDSEWSDIYKLKDVRDMPLLSAADILFTARMKNKFRGWRDGLLHEQNLEDQIQGITGDSKFQEIFFEMHPALSLNGFTSHQLKLIQSVIRKQFKDLSYISVNSEASGLQHLVVYTDSKDELNLLLKKVKEENLGVEKMKIQGAVGLRHVIDLLSSEQKLIVGHNCFLDIAHVYSKFIGPLPGTPEEFVTSVNKCFPHIVDTKILLNTNFMLQEKMKRSRKSLAAAFTSFCPQIAAGSRTSYLGSLSHVKVDVEVDDVRSSSWNPGGKHAAGYDAFMTGCIFAQLCSDLGIDYKLHDSSKQLALDEKLQKYVNRLYLSWMHGDIIDLSTGNKVADSSPSHSLRKRYPTILFENIVIIWGFPSTLKAIEVRECISKVFGPTSIVSVFHLDATAVFVQFSKTELVSDFLLLKNTLERSDGALLVLHPLSKLLEGGNTCAVNYGTYKEICGSPLSECLFADQAKAVGIKWKTKLPEKVVLGAEEHENSSVRGNVNIAMEDVERTKQNTIDELRNAPSRRQVSPYGDEDSCVAEANL from the exons ATGGATTTCTTGGCTAAATACCAGTTTGATTTTAATGCTTGCATACACGAAG GAATATCTTATTTATCCAGAGAACAAGAAAGGGAAGCCTTAAGGAGTTTGAATTCTGCACATGATAGTGAGTGGTcagacatttataaattaaaagatgtCAGGGACATGCCGTTGCTTAGTGCAGCAGACATTTTGTTCACTGCAcgaatgaaaaacaaattccGTGGATGGCGTGATGGGTTATTACATGAGCAAAATCTAGAAGACCAGATTCAAGGAATTACAGGGGACTCAAAATTTCAAGAGATTTTTTTTGAGATGCATCCGGCTCTTAGCCTTAATGGATTCACCTCTCACCAGCTTAAATTGATTCAGTCG GTCATCAGAAAACAATTCAAAGATCTTTCTTATATCAGTGTAAACAGTGAGGCTTCCGGTTTACAGCATTTAGTTGTGTATACAGACTCAAAGGATGAGTTAAACTTACTTCTG AAaaaagtgaaagaagaaaatctCGGCgtagaaaagatgaaaattcaAGGTGCTGTAGGACTTCGCCACGTTATTGATCTCCTTTCATCGGAACAGAAGTTGATTGTTGGTCACAATTGTTTTCTAG ATATTGCTCATGTCTACAGCAAATTTATAGGCCCTCTTCCTGGTACTCCTGAAGAGTTTGTTACCTCAGTTAACAAGTGCTTTCCGCACATTGTTGACACCAAGATACTTCTGAACACTAATTTTATGCTCCAGGAAAAGATGAAAAGATCCAGAAAATCACTGGCAGCTGCATTCACTTCATTTTGCCCACAAATTGCAGCTGGCTCAAGAACCAGTTATCTAGGTTCACTCTCACATGTGAAAGTGGACGTTGAAGTTGATGATGTGAG ATCATCCAGCTGGAACCCTGGAGGCAAGCATGCGGCAGGATATGATGCCTTCATGACTGGATGCATCTTTGCCCAGTTATGCAGTGATTTAGGTATTGATTACAAACTCCACGATTCTTCAAAACAATTAGCCCTTGACGAGAAACTACAGAAATATGTTAATCGTTTATATCTTAGTTGGATGCATGGGGACATTATTGATCTAAGTACTGGTAATAAGGTTGCGGATTCTTCACCCAGCCATAGCCTCAGGAAGCGGTACCCAACAATTTTGTTTGAGAACATTGTTATTATTTGGGGATTTCCTTCTACGCTGAAGGCAATTGAAGTAAGAGAGTGCATATCTAAAGTATTTGGACCAACTTCTATAGTTTCTGTCTTCCACCTGGATGCAACTGCAGTATTCGTTCAGTTTAGCAAAACAGAACTAGTTtctgattttcttttattgaagaACACCTTAGAGAGAAGTGATGGTGCACTATTGGTTTTGCATCCACTGTCAAAACTTTTGGAAGGTGGAAATACATGTGCTGTTAATTATGGTACTTATAAAGAAATTTGTGGCTCACCCTTATCAGAATGTCTGTTTGCTGATCAGGCAAAGGCAGTTGGTATAAAGTGGAAGACCAAATTGCCAGAAAAGGTAGTATTGGGGGCCGAAGAACATGAAAATTCAAGTGTAAGAGGTAATGTAAATATTGCTATGGAGGATGTGGAAAGGACCAAGCAGAACACAATTGATGAATTGCGAAATGCTCCATCTCGGAGACAAGTCTCCCCATATGGGGATGAAGATTCTTGTGTTGCAGAAGCCAACTTGTGA
- the LOC114186712 gene encoding poly(A)-specific ribonuclease PARN isoform X3, which yields MPLLSAADILFTARMKNKFRGWRDGLLHEQNLEDQIQGITGDSKFQEIFFEMHPALSLNGFTSHQLKLIQSVIRKQFKDLSYISVNSEASGLQHLVVYTDSKDELNLLLKKVKEENLGVEKMKIQGAVGLRHVIDLLSSEQKLIVGHNCFLDIAHVYSKFIGPLPGTPEEFVTSVNKCFPHIVDTKILLNTNFMLQEKMKRSRKSLAAAFTSFCPQIAAGSRTSYLGSLSHVKVDVEVDDVRSSSWNPGGKHAAGYDAFMTGCIFAQLCSDLGIDYKLHDSSKQLALDEKLQKYVNRLYLSWMHGDIIDLSTGNKVADSSPSHSLRKRYPTILFENIVIIWGFPSTLKAIEVRECISKVFGPTSIVSVFHLDATAVFVQFSKTELVSDFLLLKNTLERSDGALLVLHPLSKLLEGGNTCAVNYGTYKEICGSPLSECLFADQAKAVGIKWKTKLPEKVVLGAEEHENSSVRGNVNIAMEDVERTKQNTIDELRNAPSRRQVSPYGDEDSCVAEANL from the exons ATGCCGTTGCTTAGTGCAGCAGACATTTTGTTCACTGCAcgaatgaaaaacaaattccGTGGATGGCGTGATGGGTTATTACATGAGCAAAATCTAGAAGACCAGATTCAAGGAATTACAGGGGACTCAAAATTTCAAGAGATTTTTTTTGAGATGCATCCGGCTCTTAGCCTTAATGGATTCACCTCTCACCAGCTTAAATTGATTCAGTCG GTCATCAGAAAACAATTCAAAGATCTTTCTTATATCAGTGTAAACAGTGAGGCTTCCGGTTTACAGCATTTAGTTGTGTATACAGACTCAAAGGATGAGTTAAACTTACTTCTG AAaaaagtgaaagaagaaaatctCGGCgtagaaaagatgaaaattcaAGGTGCTGTAGGACTTCGCCACGTTATTGATCTCCTTTCATCGGAACAGAAGTTGATTGTTGGTCACAATTGTTTTCTAG ATATTGCTCATGTCTACAGCAAATTTATAGGCCCTCTTCCTGGTACTCCTGAAGAGTTTGTTACCTCAGTTAACAAGTGCTTTCCGCACATTGTTGACACCAAGATACTTCTGAACACTAATTTTATGCTCCAGGAAAAGATGAAAAGATCCAGAAAATCACTGGCAGCTGCATTCACTTCATTTTGCCCACAAATTGCAGCTGGCTCAAGAACCAGTTATCTAGGTTCACTCTCACATGTGAAAGTGGACGTTGAAGTTGATGATGTGAG ATCATCCAGCTGGAACCCTGGAGGCAAGCATGCGGCAGGATATGATGCCTTCATGACTGGATGCATCTTTGCCCAGTTATGCAGTGATTTAGGTATTGATTACAAACTCCACGATTCTTCAAAACAATTAGCCCTTGACGAGAAACTACAGAAATATGTTAATCGTTTATATCTTAGTTGGATGCATGGGGACATTATTGATCTAAGTACTGGTAATAAGGTTGCGGATTCTTCACCCAGCCATAGCCTCAGGAAGCGGTACCCAACAATTTTGTTTGAGAACATTGTTATTATTTGGGGATTTCCTTCTACGCTGAAGGCAATTGAAGTAAGAGAGTGCATATCTAAAGTATTTGGACCAACTTCTATAGTTTCTGTCTTCCACCTGGATGCAACTGCAGTATTCGTTCAGTTTAGCAAAACAGAACTAGTTtctgattttcttttattgaagaACACCTTAGAGAGAAGTGATGGTGCACTATTGGTTTTGCATCCACTGTCAAAACTTTTGGAAGGTGGAAATACATGTGCTGTTAATTATGGTACTTATAAAGAAATTTGTGGCTCACCCTTATCAGAATGTCTGTTTGCTGATCAGGCAAAGGCAGTTGGTATAAAGTGGAAGACCAAATTGCCAGAAAAGGTAGTATTGGGGGCCGAAGAACATGAAAATTCAAGTGTAAGAGGTAATGTAAATATTGCTATGGAGGATGTGGAAAGGACCAAGCAGAACACAATTGATGAATTGCGAAATGCTCCATCTCGGAGACAAGTCTCCCCATATGGGGATGAAGATTCTTGTGTTGCAGAAGCCAACTTGTGA